The following proteins are encoded in a genomic region of Pseudodesulfovibrio mercurii:
- a CDS encoding DUF7483 domain-containing protein — protein MATITTTIKPAGGGDYTSLAAWDYAEAANLVGAGNTHVAECYGGGNLGPVTLSSWTTDAANRLVIQAADGERHMGVYDEAYAYASDSGNLLLADQAGLGCLDIIGLQFNKTGGSYSNGIYLRSTSTYIDKCIFKGPGGDSTGVCGINGSQDTATPSFIVTNTIFYDFTASSNAYTAGIRTQTVSDATLYNCTFINCRYGLRADSGTPLVKNCIFRSAPITGTLDAASGNNSTSTGIVFADYDNDDFALDATDTVARDTGADLAADGTWAFSDDILGAVRESGNWDIGAFEYVAPGGNNDAVVTLDVADVVVALTADANAPNAAVVTSGVEGIDMSVTAWLIAQGLAVHTLLDFSDAADLGHDASGNGHDWTLTGARQSVDTPTSNHATLNPIRGFVGSTTGTLSDGNLTFRCYPSEVNRSVFGTATADFPFYFEVGDPNLGIVYKTFGVASAAASGQEYGYVVGNFAGSWGFRVQSASSFLKYAEGVGGTDTGYAGPFAAGDVFGVAVDPSAGKMWVRHNGAWILGGNPATGENPTLTFAPQSVVPGVGEYNGGYVSVDFGQHGYAYAPPDGFLPLCDASRPEPAVLDTSAHVLVTTFTAPAGAPRAITVGWDAEHTDWGLRLKNLDADENWRYISTVAGLGYSNDAYASASGAPRVALTTPLSASGGVITIPADLLTDGDTYAVEVLRVGPKSGFDIVTYTGTGAVRTVVHGLGSAPFAVLIMPNDATAHPWVFNTDALGWGTSLAALATDAATTSATCWNDTAPTDVGVTVATDAALNASGDAYQMWVWADAGVYREIDYTGSGTTGAGGAVAHLGGTPEAVLFLKDAAGAYHWPVHWAVRSASNPVDEYVNSDVYSAEAADDKMDFLSNGFKIIQSVTNGYNVGGHRHVGIAVAGNEKYRNGY, from the coding sequence ATGGCAACCATCACGACAACCATCAAGCCCGCGGGCGGGGGCGACTACACCAGCCTCGCCGCGTGGGACTACGCCGAGGCGGCCAACCTGGTCGGGGCGGGGAATACGCACGTCGCCGAGTGTTACGGCGGCGGCAATCTCGGACCCGTGACCCTGTCGTCCTGGACGACCGATGCGGCCAACAGGCTGGTCATCCAGGCCGCCGACGGCGAGCGGCATATGGGTGTGTACGACGAGGCTTACGCCTACGCCTCCGACAGCGGCAATCTGCTGCTGGCGGACCAGGCGGGCCTCGGCTGTCTGGATATTATCGGTTTGCAGTTCAATAAAACCGGAGGATCGTATTCCAACGGCATATATCTGCGCAGCACGTCCACATATATAGACAAATGCATATTCAAAGGCCCGGGCGGCGACTCCACGGGGGTCTGCGGCATCAACGGATCGCAGGATACCGCCACGCCCTCGTTCATAGTGACCAACACGATCTTCTATGACTTCACGGCAAGTTCCAACGCGTACACCGCCGGCATCAGGACGCAGACCGTGTCCGACGCCACGCTCTACAACTGCACGTTCATCAACTGCAGATACGGCCTCCGGGCGGATTCCGGCACCCCCCTGGTCAAGAACTGCATCTTCCGCTCCGCGCCGATCACGGGGACGCTCGATGCCGCGTCCGGCAACAACAGCACGTCCACCGGCATCGTCTTCGCCGATTACGACAATGACGACTTCGCGCTGGACGCCACGGACACCGTGGCCCGCGACACGGGGGCCGACCTGGCCGCCGACGGGACGTGGGCCTTCTCCGACGACATCCTGGGCGCCGTCCGGGAGTCCGGCAACTGGGACATCGGCGCGTTCGAGTACGTTGCGCCCGGCGGGAACAACGACGCCGTCGTCACCCTCGACGTGGCGGACGTCGTCGTCGCCCTGACCGCCGACGCCAACGCCCCCAATGCGGCCGTGGTCACGTCCGGCGTCGAGGGCATCGACATGTCCGTCACCGCGTGGCTGATCGCGCAGGGCCTGGCCGTCCACACCCTGCTGGACTTCTCGGACGCGGCCGATCTCGGCCACGACGCGTCCGGCAACGGCCACGACTGGACCCTGACCGGGGCCCGTCAGTCCGTGGACACGCCGACCAGCAACCACGCCACCCTGAATCCCATCAGGGGATTCGTCGGCAGCACCACAGGCACCCTGAGCGACGGGAACCTGACCTTCCGGTGCTATCCTAGCGAGGTCAACCGAAGCGTCTTCGGTACGGCGACGGCCGACTTCCCGTTCTACTTCGAGGTGGGCGACCCCAACCTCGGCATAGTGTACAAGACCTTCGGGGTGGCGTCCGCCGCCGCCTCCGGGCAGGAATACGGGTACGTGGTCGGCAACTTCGCCGGGTCCTGGGGGTTCCGCGTGCAGAGCGCCTCCTCGTTCCTCAAATACGCGGAGGGCGTCGGCGGGACCGACACCGGATACGCCGGGCCCTTTGCCGCGGGCGACGTCTTCGGCGTGGCCGTGGACCCGTCGGCCGGGAAAATGTGGGTCCGCCACAACGGCGCGTGGATCCTCGGCGGCAATCCAGCGACCGGGGAAAATCCCACCCTGACCTTTGCCCCGCAGTCGGTGGTTCCCGGGGTGGGCGAATACAACGGCGGCTACGTGTCGGTGGACTTCGGGCAGCACGGGTATGCGTACGCCCCGCCGGACGGGTTCCTCCCGCTGTGCGACGCCAGCAGACCCGAGCCCGCCGTCCTCGACACGTCGGCCCATGTGCTCGTGACCACGTTCACGGCCCCGGCCGGAGCACCCCGGGCCATCACCGTTGGCTGGGACGCGGAGCACACGGATTGGGGCCTGCGCCTCAAGAACCTGGATGCCGACGAGAACTGGCGGTACATCTCCACGGTCGCGGGGCTCGGGTACTCGAACGACGCCTATGCCTCGGCGAGCGGCGCCCCGAGGGTCGCACTGACCACCCCCCTGTCCGCGTCCGGCGGCGTCATCACCATTCCGGCGGACCTGCTCACGGACGGGGACACCTATGCCGTGGAGGTCCTCCGGGTCGGCCCGAAATCCGGCTTCGACATCGTGACCTACACCGGCACCGGGGCGGTGCGCACCGTGGTCCACGGTCTGGGGTCGGCCCCCTTCGCGGTCCTGATCATGCCCAACGACGCGACCGCCCACCCGTGGGTGTTCAACACCGACGCCCTGGGCTGGGGCACGAGCCTGGCCGCCCTGGCGACCGACGCGGCCACCACCTCCGCCACCTGCTGGAACGATACCGCGCCCACCGACGTGGGCGTGACCGTGGCCACCGACGCCGCGCTCAACGCGAGCGGGGACGCCTACCAGATGTGGGTCTGGGCGGACGCGGGAGTGTACCGGGAGATCGACTACACCGGGTCCGGCACCACCGGAGCCGGGGGCGCGGTCGCCCACCTGGGCGGGACGCCCGAGGCGGTCCTGTTCCTCAAGGACGCCGCCGGGGCGTACCATTGGCCCGTGCACTGGGCCGTGCGCTCGGCGAGCAACCCCGTGGACGAATACGTCAACTCCGACGTGTACAGTGCCGAAGCGGCGGACGACAAGATGGACTTCCTGTCCAACGGGTTCAAGATCATCCAGTCCGTGACCAACGGCTACAATGTGGGCGGCCACCGGCACGTCGGCATCGCCGTGGCCGGGAACGAGAAATACCGAAACGGTTATTAA
- a CDS encoding SlyX family protein: MDDRIERLESLIALQDRTMEKLSDQLFDQQKQIDDLTRLVERLARKVRAMDEEMEHAGPVDVPPPHYNG, translated from the coding sequence ATGGACGACAGGATAGAACGGCTGGAGAGCCTCATCGCCCTCCAGGACCGGACCATGGAGAAACTGAGCGACCAGCTCTTCGACCAGCAGAAGCAGATCGATGACCTGACCCGGCTCGTGGAGCGGCTGGCCCGCAAGGTCCGGGCCATGGACGAGGAGATGGAACACGCCGGACCGGTGGACGTGCCGCCGCCGCACTACAACGGCTAG
- a CDS encoding THUMP domain-containing class I SAM-dependent RNA methyltransferase codes for MTKFSDTAPILVTCPRDMPEYLHGELTGLGFSQATPLDAGVEVRGSLNDCMRLNLWVRTGHRVLFELKRFRAFDADELYREVKAIPWEAYIPADGYFRVDASIRDTTVNDARFAGLRVKDAVADRFTERTGSRPDSGPETSGVCLFLHWRENRATLYLDTTGEPLPRRGYRKRPHKAPMQETLAAACILAANWPELARQGGHFIAPMCGSGTLAIEAALMAMNGAPGLLRDDFAFTHVVGYDPDAWDDLLGAAEDAEVPEIKGRIIATDHDPAAIEAARDNARLAGVGDFIEFAVCDFTRTEVPEGPGVVMLNPEYGKRLGDQAELKAVYRAIGDFFKQRCGGKSGFIFTGNMDLAKCVGLRTKRRRVFWNAKIECRLLEYELYAGTRKGDGQD; via the coding sequence ATGACGAAATTTTCCGACACGGCCCCGATCCTGGTCACCTGCCCCAGGGACATGCCCGAGTACCTGCACGGCGAGCTGACCGGGCTGGGCTTCTCCCAGGCCACGCCCCTGGACGCGGGCGTGGAGGTGCGCGGCTCGCTGAACGACTGCATGCGCCTGAACCTGTGGGTGCGCACGGGCCACCGGGTGCTCTTCGAGCTGAAGCGGTTCCGGGCCTTTGACGCGGACGAGCTGTACCGCGAGGTCAAGGCCATTCCCTGGGAAGCGTACATCCCGGCGGACGGGTATTTCCGGGTGGACGCGTCCATCCGCGACACCACGGTCAACGACGCGCGCTTCGCCGGGCTGCGGGTCAAGGACGCGGTGGCCGACCGCTTCACCGAGCGCACCGGGTCGCGGCCGGACTCCGGGCCGGAGACCAGCGGGGTCTGCCTGTTCCTGCACTGGCGCGAGAACCGGGCGACCCTGTACCTGGACACCACGGGCGAGCCGCTGCCCCGGCGCGGCTACCGCAAGCGGCCGCACAAGGCCCCCATGCAGGAGACCCTGGCCGCGGCCTGCATCCTGGCCGCGAACTGGCCCGAGCTGGCCCGTCAGGGCGGCCACTTCATCGCGCCCATGTGCGGGTCCGGGACCCTGGCCATCGAGGCCGCGCTCATGGCCATGAACGGCGCGCCCGGCCTGCTGCGCGACGACTTCGCCTTCACGCACGTGGTCGGCTACGACCCGGACGCCTGGGACGACCTGCTCGGCGCGGCCGAGGACGCGGAGGTCCCGGAGATCAAGGGACGGATCATCGCCACGGACCACGACCCGGCGGCCATCGAGGCGGCCCGCGACAACGCCCGGCTGGCCGGGGTGGGCGACTTCATCGAGTTCGCGGTCTGCGACTTCACCCGGACCGAAGTACCCGAGGGACCGGGCGTGGTCATGCTCAACCCGGAGTACGGCAAGCGGCTGGGCGACCAGGCCGAACTCAAGGCCGTCTACCGGGCCATCGGCGATTTCTTCAAGCAGCGCTGCGGCGGCAAGTCCGGGTTCATCTTCACCGGCAACATGGACCTGGCCAAGTGCGTGGGCTTGCGCACCAAGCGCCGCCGCGTCTTCTGGAACGCCAAGATCGAGTGCCGCCTGCTCGAATACGAGCTGTACGCCGGGACGCGCAAGGGCGACGGCCAGGACTAG
- a CDS encoding PP2C family protein-serine/threonine phosphatase, which yields MRIQFKLLILLMSISLIPLLVVRTTIRRDLTKLGENLAERSENTLVHKASTGLQRIVEDHARVLKRERQLLEATAMLLASRIEGVLSGHSHMPEQGDFIPPDVSLDELGAAYFRMHMGGGQQLLKVDFSRVGVRGELPGFVLERLAPLIGTVKLEYPDLVLWTLVDLRGGSHIVYPRVDSTMHGMRGMTGPMDAPAPLRDSLTWTLPKVDPMTGRMAFEVVAPIRTAHGELQGNLTLVVPVDSILKENQHIGMFSTQAESMLVRPEKNAETGAVRVRVVASERKRTDAPGHWWAPQENVWLMSDDKMQFDIMTSRIVASRPGVVGMSFNGRSALWAFAPIDERGSVLLLIVPKSDIVRDAQAARDYVETQVERHSNTIGYVVLLAAVSALILSLLLSRVLTRNISALADAVRSVAKGNFDVRTAIRSRDEVGQLGLAFNRMIPELKERVNLKNALEVAQEVQQSLLPSESPAFPGVDVAATSSYCDETGGDYYGFIPRSTDAGDGLVVAVGDVSGHGMQAALLMASVRAYLRSQLHGGAGLDEAVTRVNELISDDVEGTGRFMTLFLLELVNGGARWVRAGHDPAMLYDPETDAFEDLQGDGLPLGVTHDVTFEVGSREDLRPGQCIVIGTDGIWEMQSESGEMFGKERLKEVIRQGVGDTSAQLIGRLVEALDAFRGNAGQLDDMTIAVVKIS from the coding sequence ATGCGCATTCAGTTCAAGTTGTTGATTCTTCTTATGTCCATTTCTCTGATCCCCTTGCTGGTGGTCCGGACGACCATCCGGCGCGACCTGACGAAGCTGGGAGAGAATCTGGCCGAAAGGAGTGAAAATACCCTGGTGCACAAGGCGAGCACCGGGTTGCAGCGCATTGTCGAGGACCACGCCCGGGTGCTCAAGCGTGAGCGGCAGTTGCTGGAGGCGACGGCCATGCTGCTGGCTTCCCGGATCGAAGGCGTGCTGTCCGGCCACTCGCACATGCCGGAGCAGGGCGACTTCATCCCTCCGGACGTCTCGCTGGACGAGCTGGGCGCCGCCTATTTCCGCATGCATATGGGGGGCGGACAACAACTCCTCAAGGTCGATTTTTCCCGTGTCGGGGTTCGCGGAGAACTGCCTGGTTTTGTACTGGAGAGGCTGGCGCCGCTGATCGGTACGGTGAAGTTGGAATATCCCGACCTCGTTCTCTGGACGCTGGTCGATCTGAGAGGAGGCTCGCATATCGTCTATCCCCGTGTGGACAGCACCATGCACGGCATGCGGGGCATGACTGGGCCGATGGACGCTCCGGCTCCGTTGCGTGATTCCCTGACCTGGACACTGCCCAAGGTGGACCCCATGACGGGACGAATGGCCTTTGAGGTCGTCGCCCCCATTCGCACGGCCCATGGCGAACTGCAGGGCAACCTGACCCTGGTCGTACCGGTGGACTCCATATTGAAGGAAAACCAGCATATCGGCATGTTCTCGACCCAGGCCGAATCAATGCTGGTCCGTCCGGAAAAGAATGCCGAAACCGGCGCCGTCCGGGTGCGGGTCGTGGCAAGCGAACGCAAGAGGACGGACGCTCCCGGTCATTGGTGGGCCCCGCAGGAAAATGTATGGCTTATGTCCGACGACAAGATGCAGTTCGACATCATGACCTCCCGGATCGTGGCGTCCAGGCCGGGGGTGGTCGGCATGTCGTTCAACGGCCGAAGCGCTCTCTGGGCCTTTGCGCCCATTGATGAACGGGGGTCGGTCCTGCTTTTGATCGTGCCCAAATCCGATATCGTCAGGGACGCCCAGGCCGCCCGAGACTACGTCGAGACCCAGGTAGAGCGGCACAGCAACACCATCGGTTACGTCGTGCTTCTCGCCGCGGTGTCGGCTCTCATTCTATCGCTCCTGCTCTCCCGAGTACTTACACGGAACATCAGCGCATTGGCCGACGCCGTCAGGAGCGTCGCCAAGGGAAATTTCGACGTGCGCACGGCGATCCGGTCCAGGGACGAAGTGGGGCAACTGGGCTTGGCCTTTAACAGGATGATCCCGGAGCTCAAGGAACGGGTCAACCTGAAGAACGCTCTCGAAGTCGCGCAGGAGGTGCAGCAGAGCCTGCTCCCCTCGGAGTCTCCGGCGTTCCCCGGAGTCGATGTCGCGGCCACCAGCTCCTATTGTGACGAGACCGGCGGCGACTATTACGGCTTCATACCCCGATCCACCGATGCCGGCGACGGCCTGGTCGTGGCCGTGGGCGACGTCAGCGGCCACGGCATGCAGGCCGCGTTGCTCATGGCCTCCGTCCGCGCCTATCTGCGCAGCCAACTCCACGGGGGAGCCGGCCTGGACGAGGCCGTAACCCGCGTCAACGAGTTGATCTCGGACGATGTGGAGGGGACCGGCCGGTTCATGACCCTTTTTCTGCTGGAGTTGGTCAACGGGGGAGCGCGATGGGTTCGAGCCGGGCACGACCCCGCCATGCTCTATGATCCCGAAACCGATGCGTTCGAAGACCTGCAGGGCGACGGCCTGCCCCTGGGGGTCACGCACGACGTCACATTCGAGGTGGGCAGCCGGGAAGATCTCAGGCCCGGCCAATGCATCGTCATCGGTACGGACGGCATCTGGGAGATGCAGTCCGAGTCCGGAGAGATGTTCGGCAAGGAACGGCTGAAGGAAGTCATCCGGCAGGGAGTCGGCGACACCTCGGCCCAACTGATCGGGCGGCTTGTCGAGGCCCTGGATGCCTTTCGCGGAAACGCCGGTCAGTTGGACGACATGACCATCGCGGTAGTGAAGATATCGTAG
- a CDS encoding DMT family transporter: protein MKESPTYTYVLLVVSMMLWGGTWVAGRVLAQSVHPMTAALLRFGLASIILLYMCRRAEGRWPRLRRDQILPVTFLGATGVFAYSYFFFTGLQSIPAGRAALIVACTPVCIALISALFCGERFGPLRILGALVSLVGVSVVIADGNPLALLSGGVSRGDFMILGCVASWTAYTMGGRAVMKRLPPLSSVAWSSFTGTLMLLPAALAQGLIADLGRVRPVDWGCVVFLGFLATALAYYWYYRAISVIGASRAGIFINMVPAFAVLTGFLVLGEPVHLSLGVGGAMVITGVYLTNRA, encoded by the coding sequence ATGAAGGAATCCCCGACCTACACCTACGTCCTGCTGGTCGTCAGCATGATGCTCTGGGGCGGCACCTGGGTGGCCGGGCGCGTCCTGGCCCAGTCCGTGCACCCCATGACCGCGGCCCTGCTGCGCTTCGGCCTGGCCTCGATCATCCTGCTGTACATGTGCCGACGGGCCGAGGGGCGCTGGCCGCGGCTCCGGCGCGACCAGATCCTGCCCGTGACCTTCCTCGGGGCCACCGGGGTCTTCGCCTACAGCTATTTCTTCTTCACCGGCCTGCAAAGCATCCCCGCCGGGCGGGCCGCCCTGATCGTGGCCTGCACCCCGGTGTGCATCGCCCTGATCTCGGCCCTGTTCTGCGGCGAGAGGTTCGGGCCTTTGCGCATCCTCGGGGCCCTCGTCTCCCTGGTGGGCGTGTCCGTGGTCATCGCCGACGGCAATCCCCTGGCCCTGCTGTCCGGGGGCGTCAGCCGGGGCGACTTCATGATCCTCGGCTGCGTGGCCAGCTGGACCGCCTACACCATGGGCGGGCGCGCGGTCATGAAGCGGCTGCCCCCGCTCTCGTCCGTGGCCTGGTCGAGCTTCACCGGGACCCTCATGCTCCTGCCCGCCGCCCTGGCCCAGGGGCTCATCGCGGACCTCGGCCGCGTCCGGCCCGTGGACTGGGGATGCGTGGTCTTCCTCGGCTTCCTGGCCACGGCCCTGGCCTATTACTGGTACTACCGGGCCATCAGCGTCATCGGCGCGTCCAGGGCGGGCATCTTCATCAACATGGTCCCGGCCTTCGCCGTGCTGACCGGCTTCCTGGTCCTGGGCGAACCCGTGCATCTCTCCCTGGGCGTGGGCGGGGCCATGGTCATCACCGGCGTGTACCTGACCAACCGGGCCTGA
- a CDS encoding tail fiber assembly protein, whose amino-acid sequence MWRYNDGTIRRTPPARVEYDGYVRDFADLTPAQRDELGYNEAMPLKRAPFTVYQTEWVKGEDLVCRETAVSAVVDEAARDAAEAEAMRMERDRLLVASDWTQLADTPLTDGEKAAWAAVRQSLRDVPQQAGFPAVVTWPEMPGA is encoded by the coding sequence ATGTGGAGATACAATGACGGAACCATCCGGCGGACGCCCCCGGCCCGCGTCGAATACGACGGCTACGTCCGCGACTTCGCGGACCTGACCCCGGCCCAGCGCGACGAGCTGGGCTACAACGAGGCCATGCCCCTCAAGCGCGCGCCGTTCACCGTCTACCAGACCGAGTGGGTCAAGGGCGAGGACCTGGTCTGCCGGGAGACGGCGGTCAGCGCCGTGGTGGACGAGGCGGCCCGGGACGCGGCCGAGGCCGAGGCGATGCGCATGGAGCGCGACCGGCTGCTTGTCGCGAGCGACTGGACCCAGCTGGCCGACACCCCCTTGACCGACGGGGAGAAGGCGGCCTGGGCGGCCGTTCGCCAGTCCCTGCGCGACGTGCCCCAGCAGGCCGGGTTCCCGGCCGTCGTGACCTGGCCCGAGATGCCCGGAGCCTAG
- a CDS encoding cupin domain-containing protein, translated as MSPTAREIIECLGLTPHPEEGGWFRETHRADETLPQEVLPSRYDGPRRHGTAIYYLLTPETYSHMHRLQSDETFHFYAGGPCRMLQLHPDGSGETLVLGNDVLAGQRPQITVPRGSWQGLRLLPGADFALMGCTVSPGFEYADYAHGLRADLAARYPDFRDEILLLTAP; from the coding sequence ATGTCACCCACCGCCAGGGAAATCATCGAGTGCCTGGGCCTGACGCCCCACCCCGAGGAGGGCGGCTGGTTCCGGGAGACCCACCGGGCCGACGAGACCCTTCCCCAAGAGGTCCTGCCCTCCCGCTACGACGGCCCCCGCCGCCACGGCACGGCCATCTACTACCTGCTCACCCCCGAGACGTACTCGCACATGCACCGCCTGCAATCCGACGAGACCTTCCACTTCTACGCGGGCGGGCCGTGCCGCATGCTCCAGCTCCACCCGGACGGGTCGGGCGAGACCCTGGTCCTGGGCAACGACGTCCTCGCCGGACAACGCCCGCAGATCACGGTCCCTCGCGGCTCCTGGCAGGGACTGCGTCTGCTGCCGGGCGCGGACTTCGCGCTCATGGGCTGCACCGTCTCCCCCGGCTTCGAATACGCGGACTACGCCCACGGCCTCCGGGCCGACCTGGCCGCGCGCTACCCGGACTTCCGGGATGAGATTCTTTTGCTGACCGCCCCTTAG